One Kineococcus radiotolerans SRS30216 = ATCC BAA-149 DNA window includes the following coding sequences:
- a CDS encoding carbohydrate ABC transporter permease: protein MVEQLTRPPRSPAGERRTRARAQRRRHGSHAVAHLVLGLGALAMAFPFLWQVVMSLSTNAEVQSVTPTFWPESLQWGNYAAVFERLPFLQQFRTSIVITLVRVLAQILFCTLAGYAFARMRFRGRNLLLAAVLSILMVPSQVYLLSQYQIITDLGLLDSLGGLVLPGLFSAFGTFLMRTAFLGLPDELEEAARLDGANPWQVFWRVMLPLARPTISVLAITSTLWSWNELLWPLVVSTYSERMPLSAGLATLISDRTTDYPVVMAASLLAMAPVLVLFVVLQRRVIDGLASSGLK from the coding sequence GTGGTTGAACAGTTGACGCGTCCCCCGCGCAGCCCGGCGGGCGAACGCCGGACCCGGGCACGAGCCCAGCGCCGCCGTCACGGGTCGCACGCGGTGGCCCACCTCGTGCTGGGCCTGGGGGCCCTCGCGATGGCCTTCCCGTTCCTGTGGCAGGTCGTCATGTCGCTGTCCACCAACGCCGAGGTGCAGAGCGTCACCCCCACGTTCTGGCCGGAGTCCCTGCAGTGGGGGAACTACGCTGCGGTGTTCGAGCGGCTGCCTTTCCTCCAGCAGTTCCGGACCTCGATCGTCATCACGCTGGTGCGGGTCCTGGCGCAGATCCTCTTCTGCACCCTCGCCGGGTACGCCTTCGCCCGCATGCGTTTCCGCGGACGGAACCTGCTGCTCGCCGCAGTGCTGTCCATCCTCATGGTGCCCTCTCAGGTCTACCTGCTCTCGCAGTACCAGATCATCACCGATCTCGGCCTGCTCGACAGCCTCGGTGGCCTGGTGCTGCCCGGGTTGTTCAGCGCCTTCGGCACCTTCCTGATGCGCACGGCGTTCCTGGGGCTGCCCGACGAGCTGGAGGAGGCGGCTCGCCTCGACGGGGCGAACCCGTGGCAGGTCTTCTGGCGGGTCATGCTCCCGCTGGCCCGACCGACGATCAGCGTCCTAGCCATCACCTCGACGCTGTGGTCTTGGAACGAGCTGCTGTGGCCCCTGGTCGTGTCCACCTACAGCGAACGCATGCCGCTCTCGGCGGGGCTGGCGACCCTGATCAGCGACCGCACGACCGATTACCCCGTCGTCATGGCCGCCAGCCTGCTGGCGATGGCTCCGGTCCTGGTGCTGTTCGTCGTGCTGCAACGGCGGGTGATCGACGGTCTGGCCAGTTCCGGGTTGAAGTAG
- a CDS encoding ABC transporter substrate-binding protein yields the protein MSTPTLSPTRRTTLAGAATGLGALFTAAACGGGDEAPGSAEYSAPATDLSAKITYGLWDKNQVAGLQANIDAFNEKYPNVEVALNVTPYSEYWTKLQTQASSGTLPDVFWMNGPNFQLYATNEQIAPITGAVDAGDIDPANYPEALVDLYTFDGVRYGVPKDFDTIGVWCNTSLFQRAGVELPTAEWTWAEFQDTAVRISQALAAEGIFGAAGGMDGQTTYYNTIFEAGGEVVDEGKSGYASTESQEGLTFWADLIARGGSPSIQQLTDTTADQWFTSGKLAMYWGGSWFRSALTDTDLATGVQVLPLPKGAQQVTVIHGVANVVAASSKNRQAAQALQVYLAGEEAQRQLGAAGAVIPAFTGTQDAFAASMPGADLQLFLDAVDYSKPLPVSANTSAWNALETELLPDAFSGTRPVGEVATELAAEMDEVLADE from the coding sequence ATGAGCACCCCCACCCTCAGCCCCACCCGACGCACCACGCTGGCCGGCGCGGCGACCGGTCTCGGTGCCCTGTTCACGGCAGCCGCCTGCGGCGGCGGCGACGAAGCCCCGGGCAGCGCCGAGTACTCGGCTCCCGCGACCGACCTGAGCGCGAAGATCACCTACGGGCTGTGGGACAAGAACCAGGTCGCGGGCCTGCAGGCGAACATCGACGCCTTCAACGAGAAGTACCCGAACGTCGAGGTGGCCCTCAACGTCACCCCGTACTCGGAGTACTGGACGAAGCTGCAGACCCAGGCCAGCAGCGGCACCCTGCCGGACGTGTTCTGGATGAACGGCCCGAACTTCCAGCTCTACGCCACCAACGAGCAGATCGCCCCCATCACCGGTGCCGTCGACGCGGGCGACATCGACCCCGCGAACTACCCGGAGGCCCTCGTCGACCTCTACACCTTCGACGGCGTCCGCTACGGGGTGCCCAAGGACTTCGACACCATCGGCGTCTGGTGCAACACCTCGCTCTTCCAGCGCGCCGGTGTCGAGCTCCCGACCGCTGAGTGGACCTGGGCCGAGTTCCAGGACACCGCTGTCCGCATCTCCCAGGCACTGGCCGCAGAGGGCATCTTCGGCGCAGCCGGCGGCATGGACGGGCAGACGACGTACTACAACACCATCTTCGAGGCCGGCGGGGAGGTCGTCGACGAGGGGAAGTCCGGTTACGCGAGCACTGAGAGCCAGGAGGGTCTGACGTTCTGGGCCGACCTCATCGCCCGCGGCGGTTCCCCCAGCATCCAGCAGCTCACCGACACCACCGCGGACCAGTGGTTCACCTCCGGGAAGCTCGCGATGTACTGGGGGGGCAGCTGGTTCCGCTCCGCGCTCACCGACACCGACCTCGCGACCGGTGTGCAGGTCCTGCCCCTGCCGAAGGGCGCTCAGCAGGTCACCGTCATCCACGGGGTCGCCAACGTCGTCGCCGCCTCCTCGAAGAACCGGCAAGCCGCCCAGGCCCTGCAGGTGTACCTCGCCGGCGAGGAGGCACAACGTCAGCTGGGCGCCGCCGGTGCCGTGATCCCCGCCTTCACCGGCACCCAGGACGCCTTCGCCGCTTCCATGCCCGGGGCCGACCTGCAGCTGTTCCTCGACGCGGTGGACTACTCCAAGCCGCTGCCGGTCAGCGCCAACACCTCGGCGTGGAACGCGCTCGAGACCGAGCTCCTGCCGGACGCGTTCTCCGGAACGCGTCCGGTCGGCGAGGTGGCGACCGAACTGGCCGCGGAGATGGACGAGGTCCTCGCCGATGAGTGA
- a CDS encoding Gfo/Idh/MocA family protein — translation MITSDLRVAVIGTGARSVIGLHVPAARPGARISAVADTAPEGRARAAEVFPGAAVHPGHRALIAAGGVDAAIVTTPDHTHADIAVDLLRAGIAVYLEKPLATTLPDADRVLLTAAETGTPLYVGHNFRHAAVVRTMRGIIERGEIGAVKAIWVRHFVGHGGDYYFKDWHADRRRTGSLLLQKASHDIDVIHHLAGGYARRVVGMGDLMVYGSVSDRRDRSGESMPDWFSMDNWPPAAQTGLNPVVDVEDVSMLMMTLDNGVQASYQQCHFTPDYWRNYTVIGTEGRLENFGDTAGGVVKVWNRRHEYAAAGDHEYPVDGVVSGHEDADVATMTEFLAHVAEGAPTLVSPVAAREAVAAGALAADSLRSGSVPHTVPDLPPHVVQHFSRPTTERVPR, via the coding sequence ATGATCACTTCGGATCTTCGGGTGGCGGTGATCGGGACCGGGGCCCGCTCGGTCATCGGGCTGCACGTCCCGGCCGCGCGACCCGGTGCCCGCATCAGCGCGGTCGCCGACACCGCTCCCGAGGGACGGGCGCGCGCCGCCGAGGTCTTCCCCGGCGCCGCGGTCCACCCCGGTCACCGCGCGCTGATCGCCGCCGGTGGGGTGGATGCCGCGATCGTCACCACCCCGGACCACACCCACGCCGACATCGCCGTGGACCTCCTGCGCGCCGGGATCGCGGTCTACCTCGAGAAGCCCCTGGCCACGACCCTGCCCGATGCCGACCGCGTCCTGCTCACCGCGGCCGAGACCGGCACCCCCCTGTACGTCGGGCACAACTTCCGCCACGCCGCCGTCGTCCGGACCATGCGCGGGATCATCGAGCGCGGGGAGATCGGCGCGGTCAAGGCGATCTGGGTCCGCCACTTCGTCGGGCACGGGGGGGACTACTACTTCAAAGACTGGCACGCCGACCGCCGCCGGACAGGCTCCCTGCTGCTGCAGAAGGCCAGCCACGACATCGACGTCATCCACCACCTCGCCGGCGGCTACGCGCGCCGCGTCGTCGGGATGGGCGACCTCATGGTCTACGGTTCCGTCAGCGACCGCCGCGACCGCAGCGGTGAGAGCATGCCGGACTGGTTCTCCATGGACAACTGGCCTCCGGCCGCTCAGACGGGGTTGAACCCCGTCGTCGACGTCGAGGACGTGTCGATGCTGATGATGACCCTCGACAACGGAGTGCAGGCCAGCTACCAGCAGTGCCACTTCACTCCCGACTACTGGCGCAACTACACCGTCATCGGCACCGAGGGACGGCTGGAGAACTTCGGCGACACCGCCGGCGGCGTCGTGAAGGTGTGGAACCGTCGCCACGAGTACGCCGCCGCGGGCGACCACGAGTACCCCGTCGACGGCGTCGTGAGCGGGCACGAGGACGCCGACGTCGCCACCATGACCGAGTTCCTCGCCCACGTGGCCGAGGGCGCGCCGACCCTCGTCTCCCCGGTCGCGGCCCGCGAGGCGGTGGCGGCCGGCGCCCTGGCCGCGGACTCGCTGCGATCGGGATCCGTGCCGCACACCGTTCCCGACCTGCCTCCCCACGTCGTCCAGCACTTCTCCAGGCCCACCACCGAAAGGGTTCCCCGATGA
- a CDS encoding DeoR/GlpR family DNA-binding transcription regulator gives MTAQQRLNQVLELVIERGNVAIAEVSQALGVSTATARRDLNLLAEQRLVTRTHGGAAVLGTGYELPLQYKIVRQADAKQAIARAVADLVAPGDSVGLNGGTTTTEVARTLGSSERLGSTGAAAGVTIVTNALNIAYELSVREHVKIVVTGGVPRSQSYELVGPLVGSSLRDFSLDLAVLGVDGLTARFGATTVHEGEAEASRQIAAVAGRVVVATDATKLGRTTFARICPLERIDVLVTDVAPAPELAADLAAAGVDVVIA, from the coding sequence GTGACCGCCCAGCAACGCCTCAACCAGGTGCTCGAGCTCGTCATCGAGCGCGGCAACGTCGCCATCGCCGAGGTCTCCCAGGCCCTGGGCGTCTCCACCGCCACCGCGCGCCGGGACCTGAACCTGCTCGCCGAGCAGCGCCTGGTGACGCGCACCCACGGTGGCGCGGCGGTGCTCGGCACGGGCTACGAACTCCCGCTGCAGTACAAGATCGTCCGCCAGGCCGACGCCAAGCAGGCCATCGCCCGCGCCGTGGCCGACCTCGTGGCGCCCGGCGACTCGGTGGGCCTCAACGGCGGCACGACGACGACGGAGGTCGCCCGGACGCTGGGATCCAGCGAACGGCTCGGATCCACGGGCGCTGCAGCGGGTGTCACCATCGTGACGAACGCGCTGAACATCGCCTACGAGCTGTCGGTGCGCGAGCACGTGAAGATCGTCGTGACCGGCGGAGTGCCGCGCAGCCAGTCCTACGAACTCGTCGGTCCTCTCGTGGGGTCGTCCTTGCGCGACTTCAGCCTCGACCTCGCCGTCCTCGGGGTCGACGGTCTCACCGCCCGCTTCGGGGCGACGACGGTGCACGAGGGGGAAGCCGAGGCGAGCCGGCAGATCGCCGCGGTCGCCGGTCGGGTCGTCGTGGCCACCGACGCGACGAAGCTGGGACGCACGACCTTCGCCCGGATCTGCCCCCTGGAGCGCATCGACGTCCTGGTGACCGACGTCGCCCCCGCCCCGGAGCTCGCCGCGGACCTCGCCGCTGCCGGTGTCGACGTCGTCATCGCCTGA
- a CDS encoding SIS domain-containing protein, whose amino-acid sequence MPSTFVDAEIASQPDVWRHAAALAATVADALPRPGERVAVVGCGTSWFIAMSYAVLREQAGQGLTDAFAGSEFPTGRDYDRVVAISRSGTTTEVVDLLAAVEGPTTLVTAVADSPAAHVAAAVVGLPFAEEESVVQTRFATTALTLLRAGLALTDPALLDVDALVADGRAALDVDLDDLLSAEQCTFLGRGWTVGLAHEAALKTREAAQFWAEAYPAMDYRHGPIAIAEPGRLVWSFGVAPAGLDDDVAATGARSVQHDLDPQAALVVAQRFAVAMATRRGLDPDRPRSLTRSVILA is encoded by the coding sequence ATGCCCTCCACGTTCGTCGACGCCGAGATCGCCTCCCAGCCGGACGTCTGGCGGCACGCCGCCGCCCTCGCCGCCACCGTCGCCGACGCCCTCCCCCGCCCGGGGGAACGCGTCGCCGTCGTCGGCTGCGGCACCAGCTGGTTCATCGCCATGAGCTACGCCGTCCTGCGCGAGCAGGCCGGTCAGGGCCTCACCGACGCCTTCGCCGGTTCGGAGTTCCCCACCGGCCGCGACTACGACCGCGTCGTCGCCATCTCCCGCTCCGGCACCACCACCGAGGTCGTCGACCTGCTCGCCGCTGTCGAGGGGCCCACGACGCTGGTGACCGCGGTCGCCGACAGCCCCGCGGCCCACGTCGCCGCTGCCGTCGTCGGCCTGCCCTTCGCCGAGGAGGAGTCGGTCGTCCAGACCCGCTTCGCCACCACCGCCCTGACGCTGCTGCGCGCCGGACTCGCCCTCACCGACCCCGCCCTGCTCGACGTCGACGCGCTGGTCGCCGACGGCAGAGCCGCGCTGGACGTCGACCTCGACGACCTGCTCTCCGCTGAGCAGTGCACCTTCCTCGGCCGCGGCTGGACCGTGGGCCTGGCCCACGAGGCGGCGCTGAAGACCCGCGAGGCCGCGCAGTTCTGGGCCGAGGCCTACCCCGCGATGGACTACCGCCACGGCCCCATCGCCATCGCCGAACCGGGCCGCCTGGTGTGGTCCTTCGGGGTCGCGCCCGCCGGTCTCGACGACGACGTCGCCGCCACCGGCGCCCGCTCCGTGCAGCACGACCTCGACCCGCAAGCCGCCCTCGTCGTCGCCCAGCGCTTCGCCGTGGCGATGGCCACCCGTCGCGGGCTCGACCCCGACCGTCCCCGTTCGCTGACCCGCTCGGTCATCCTCGCGTGA
- a CDS encoding ROK family protein, with protein sequence MSSAVLSHGAGLGIDVGGTTIKGLRLADDGAVLQEHRTPTPVPDPTGTGVVAAVADVAARLGHRAGQPLGVALPGIVDEASGTAVHAVNLAWHDLPMGPLLRGALGPAVVLSHDVRAGAVAEARTGAARDAAGVVAFVAVGTGISAAVLIDGAPLLAGGWAGEIGQLVLADGPFQGLRVEEVASATATARRAGRTGARETAAAAAAGDAAAQQVWRESVDVLAQALAGLVATVAPSALVLGGGLALSGDLLLVPLRRALAARLPGLRQPRLVPALHGDTAAARGAAMLAADRVGTGVS encoded by the coding sequence GTGAGTTCCGCGGTCCTCTCCCACGGAGCGGGTCTCGGGATCGACGTCGGCGGCACGACCATCAAGGGTCTGCGCCTGGCCGACGACGGCGCGGTCCTGCAGGAGCACCGCACCCCCACCCCCGTGCCCGACCCGACCGGAACCGGCGTGGTCGCTGCGGTCGCCGACGTCGCCGCCCGCCTGGGCCACCGGGCGGGGCAACCGCTGGGGGTCGCCCTGCCCGGCATCGTCGACGAGGCGAGCGGCACGGCGGTCCACGCGGTCAACCTTGCCTGGCACGACCTCCCGATGGGCCCGCTGCTGCGCGGAGCGCTCGGCCCCGCCGTGGTGCTGAGCCACGACGTGCGCGCCGGCGCCGTGGCCGAAGCCAGGACCGGTGCGGCGCGCGACGCCGCGGGGGTCGTGGCGTTCGTCGCCGTCGGCACCGGCATCTCCGCCGCCGTCCTCATCGACGGCGCTCCCCTCCTCGCCGGCGGCTGGGCCGGGGAGATCGGCCAGCTCGTCCTCGCCGACGGCCCCTTCCAGGGGCTGCGCGTCGAGGAAGTCGCCTCCGCCACCGCCACCGCCCGGCGAGCCGGGCGCACCGGAGCCCGGGAGACGGCCGCCGCCGCGGCCGCCGGTGACGCTGCCGCGCAGCAGGTGTGGCGGGAGAGCGTCGACGTGCTCGCCCAGGCCCTCGCCGGCCTCGTGGCCACCGTGGCGCCGAGCGCCCTCGTGCTCGGCGGTGGGCTGGCCCTCTCCGGCGACCTGCTGCTGGTCCCGCTGCGCCGGGCCCTGGCGGCTCGACTCCCCGGTCTGCGCCAACCGCGCCTCGTCCCCGCCCTGCACGGCGACACCGCGGCCGCCCGGGGAGCTGCGATGCTCGCCGCGGACCGCGTCGGGACCGGCGTCTCGTGA
- a CDS encoding N-acetylglucosamine-6-phosphate deacetylase, producing the protein MSCLVAARRLVCGDGSDGPGWLHLDGAHVVERGSGRAPRPADLVLDTVVPGCFDPHVHGAVGVDFATPGTDPGPALQHHHRAGSTTLLASLATAPWEQTLARLAELAPVVAAGDLAGIHLEGPWLAPTHRGAHHPALLRHPRRRDAEALLTAGSGSVRMVTLAPELPGASDVVTHLVEAGVVVAIGHTGADTDTVRRCVDAGARVATHLFNGMPPLHHRRPGPVGIALSDPRLSVELIADGHHLHDTVLDLALSSARGRACLVSDAMAATGLGDGDHVLAGSAVRVRDGVAELADGSSLAGSTTPLALAALRLLRRGTPVPDVVNLTSTVAARTLGLPVPHLQAGEPADLVEFHLTGGAEEATLGRVARRGSWLG; encoded by the coding sequence GTGAGCTGCCTGGTCGCAGCGCGCCGCCTGGTCTGCGGTGACGGCTCCGACGGGCCGGGGTGGCTGCACCTCGACGGCGCGCACGTCGTCGAGCGCGGCAGCGGGAGAGCCCCCCGCCCCGCGGACCTCGTCCTCGACACGGTGGTCCCCGGCTGCTTCGACCCTCACGTGCACGGAGCGGTCGGAGTGGACTTCGCGACGCCGGGCACCGACCCCGGGCCGGCCCTGCAGCACCACCACCGCGCGGGCAGCACCACCCTGCTCGCCTCCCTCGCCACAGCCCCGTGGGAGCAGACCCTGGCCCGCCTGGCCGAACTCGCACCGGTGGTCGCCGCGGGCGACTTGGCGGGCATCCACCTGGAAGGACCCTGGCTGGCGCCCACGCACCGCGGAGCCCACCACCCCGCGCTGCTGCGCCACCCGCGACGCCGTGATGCGGAGGCGCTGCTCACCGCCGGTTCCGGGAGCGTGCGGATGGTGACGCTGGCCCCGGAACTGCCTGGGGCCTCCGACGTGGTCACCCACCTCGTCGAGGCCGGTGTCGTCGTGGCGATCGGTCACACCGGCGCCGACACCGACACCGTGCGGCGGTGCGTGGACGCCGGCGCCCGAGTCGCCACCCACCTCTTCAACGGCATGCCGCCGCTGCACCACCGCCGTCCGGGACCCGTGGGGATCGCCCTCAGCGACCCGCGCCTCAGCGTGGAGCTCATCGCCGACGGCCACCACCTGCACGACACCGTCCTCGACCTCGCGCTGAGCAGCGCCCGCGGTCGAGCCTGCCTCGTCTCCGACGCCATGGCCGCCACCGGTCTCGGCGACGGCGACCACGTGCTCGCCGGCTCCGCCGTCCGGGTCCGCGACGGCGTGGCCGAACTGGCCGACGGCTCCTCGCTGGCCGGGAGCACCACACCGCTGGCTCTCGCCGCGCTCCGCCTGCTGCGCCGGGGAACTCCCGTGCCCGACGTCGTGAACCTCACCAGCACGGTCGCGGCGCGCACGCTCGGGTTGCCCGTCCCCCACCTGCAGGCCGGAGAACCCGCCGACCTCGTGGAGTTCCACCTCACCGGGGGCGCCGAGGAGGCGACGCTGGGTCGCGTGGCGCGGAGGGGCTCATGGCTCGGGTGA
- a CDS encoding 1-phosphofructokinase family hexose kinase: MARVTVVTPNPAVDITYRVPRQRIGETVRVQDVLRRAGGKGLNVARVLRTLGVDVVAVHPLGGAAGQWITRELAAEGIPAHAVELADETRSTVTVVDDVEHPTVLAEAGPHVPPRAWAQLNERVAQSCEDGDVLVVSGSLPPRTTPAYVTDLIGAGRRAGARVIVDVSGAGLLAAAAAGADLLKPNAEEALAATGAADLPAAVAQLLRAGARGVVVSRGSAGLIAVGPDGQQVYQDAVPGVSGNPTGAGDAATAGIAAAWARGAPLPVALRWASLLGAAAVLRPSAGEVDPDDLTVLAARLPDLPAALRSSSLLPATTSTPPGTRAG; this comes from the coding sequence ATGGCTCGGGTGACGGTGGTGACGCCCAACCCCGCCGTCGACATCACCTACCGGGTGCCGCGGCAGCGGATCGGGGAGACGGTGCGCGTCCAGGACGTCCTGCGCCGGGCGGGGGGCAAGGGCCTCAACGTCGCCCGGGTCCTGCGCACGCTCGGGGTCGACGTCGTCGCCGTGCACCCCCTGGGTGGGGCTGCAGGGCAGTGGATCACCCGGGAACTGGCTGCGGAGGGCATCCCCGCCCACGCCGTCGAGCTCGCCGACGAGACCCGCAGCACCGTCACCGTCGTCGACGACGTCGAGCACCCCACCGTGCTCGCCGAAGCGGGACCGCACGTCCCGCCCCGGGCGTGGGCGCAGCTGAACGAGCGGGTGGCGCAGAGCTGCGAGGACGGCGACGTCCTCGTCGTCTCGGGATCGCTGCCTCCCCGCACCACCCCCGCATACGTCACCGACCTCATCGGCGCCGGCCGACGTGCGGGGGCCCGCGTCATCGTCGACGTCAGCGGCGCGGGCCTGCTGGCCGCTGCCGCCGCAGGGGCAGACCTGCTCAAGCCCAACGCCGAGGAGGCGCTCGCGGCCACGGGTGCCGCCGACCTCCCCGCCGCCGTCGCGCAGCTGCTGCGAGCCGGTGCCCGCGGCGTCGTCGTCTCCCGCGGCAGCGCCGGTCTGATCGCCGTGGGCCCCGACGGGCAGCAGGTCTACCAGGACGCCGTGCCCGGAGTCTCGGGGAACCCCACCGGAGCGGGAGACGCCGCCACCGCCGGGATCGCTGCGGCCTGGGCCCGCGGAGCACCGCTGCCCGTCGCGCTGCGCTGGGCGAGCCTGCTCGGCGCGGCCGCGGTACTGCGCCCCTCGGCGGGCGAGGTCGACCCGGACGACCTCACCGTCCTCGCCGCGCGCCTCCCCGACCTCCCCGCCGCGCTGCGTTCCTCCTCCCTCCTCCCCGCCACGACGTCCACCCCGCCCGGCACCCGTGCCGGCTGA
- a CDS encoding class II fructose-bisphosphate aldolase yields MSTLLDSPVVAALQHARTGRSGIGAFNVVLLEHAEAIVDGAERAGVPVILQISQNCIAYHGALEPLTAATLALARRSPVPAIVHLDHADDVDLVHRAVASGVDSVMFDGSHLPYEDNVRVTREVVEHCHAHGVPVEAELGEVGGKDGVHAPGARTDPAQAAAFVAATGVDSLAVAVGSSHAMTERVATLDLDLVAALAAVVPVPLVLHGSSGVADDQLSAAVRAGMTKVNISTHLNGLFTRAVREVLDADPALVDPRKYVAPARAAVAREVQRLLRLLAEA; encoded by the coding sequence GTGTCGACCCTCCTCGACTCCCCCGTCGTCGCCGCTCTGCAGCACGCCCGCACCGGGCGCAGCGGGATCGGCGCCTTCAACGTCGTCCTGCTCGAGCACGCGGAGGCCATCGTCGACGGCGCCGAACGGGCGGGCGTCCCGGTCATCCTGCAGATCAGCCAGAACTGCATCGCCTACCACGGCGCCCTGGAGCCGCTGACGGCTGCGACCCTCGCCCTCGCCCGACGCTCCCCGGTGCCGGCCATCGTCCACCTCGATCACGCCGACGACGTCGACCTCGTCCACCGGGCCGTCGCCTCCGGGGTGGACAGCGTCATGTTCGACGGCTCCCACCTGCCCTACGAGGACAACGTCCGCGTCACCCGCGAGGTCGTCGAGCACTGCCACGCGCACGGCGTCCCCGTCGAAGCGGAGCTGGGAGAAGTCGGCGGCAAGGACGGTGTGCACGCCCCCGGAGCGCGCACCGATCCCGCCCAGGCCGCGGCGTTCGTGGCGGCCACCGGCGTCGACAGCCTGGCCGTGGCCGTCGGCAGCTCGCACGCCATGACCGAGCGGGTCGCCACCCTCGACCTGGACCTGGTGGCCGCGCTCGCGGCCGTGGTCCCCGTCCCCCTCGTCCTGCACGGCTCCTCCGGCGTCGCCGACGACCAGTTGTCGGCGGCCGTGCGTGCGGGCATGACCAAGGTGAACATCTCGACCCACCTCAACGGCCTGTTCACCCGCGCCGTGCGCGAAGTGCTCGACGCCGACCCGGCGCTGGTCGATCCCCGCAAGTACGTCGCACCGGCCCGTGCGGCGGTGGCTCGGGAGGTGCAGCGGTTGCTGCGCCTGCTGGCCGAGGCGTGA
- a CDS encoding DeoR/GlpR family DNA-binding transcription regulator, with protein sequence MVTASPDVPPTGPDPRFRRRSDRLLAILSLLDEHDVVRLRQFVRQLAVSEATVRRDLSDLEEQGMLTRTHGGARRSAPATELPMRLRAGQSHHVKQLIARRAATFLPQGPCTVALGGGTTAAGVARELLYRNGLTVITNSLSTAAEMGSRPNLRVVMTGGTVRPNSLELVGLLAESAFASVTVDLAILGADGVSAEGGVTTYDEREARTNAVMVRHSRRAVVVADSTKIGRSTPAGVTGLGDIGDLVTDSGASCEELRRIRALGTRVHVVGAGSLADRG encoded by the coding sequence GTGGTGACTGCTTCTCCCGACGTTCCCCCGACCGGACCGGACCCGAGGTTCCGCAGGCGATCCGACCGCCTGCTCGCGATCCTGTCGCTGCTGGACGAGCACGACGTCGTGCGCCTGCGGCAGTTCGTGCGTCAGCTGGCCGTTTCCGAGGCCACCGTCCGTCGCGACCTGTCCGACCTCGAGGAGCAGGGGATGCTGACGCGCACCCACGGCGGCGCCCGGAGATCGGCTCCGGCGACGGAGCTCCCGATGCGCCTGCGTGCTGGGCAGTCCCACCACGTCAAGCAGCTCATCGCCCGCCGGGCGGCGACGTTCCTGCCCCAGGGCCCCTGCACCGTCGCTCTCGGCGGGGGGACGACGGCCGCCGGCGTCGCCCGCGAGCTGCTGTACCGCAACGGTCTGACGGTCATCACGAACTCGCTGAGCACCGCCGCCGAGATGGGTTCGCGCCCCAACCTGCGGGTCGTGATGACCGGTGGGACAGTACGCCCGAACTCCCTCGAACTGGTCGGCCTGCTGGCCGAGAGCGCCTTCGCCTCCGTCACCGTGGACCTGGCCATCCTGGGGGCCGACGGCGTCAGCGCCGAGGGGGGAGTCACGACGTACGACGAGCGGGAGGCCCGCACCAACGCGGTCATGGTCCGCCATTCCCGGCGGGCCGTCGTGGTGGCCGATTCCACGAAGATCGGCCGCAGCACACCGGCCGGGGTCACCGGTCTCGGCGACATCGGGGACCTCGTGACCGACAGCGGGGCCTCCTGCGAGGAACTGCGACGGATCCGCGCGCTGGGCACACGGGTGCACGTGGTGGGAGCCGGCAGCCTGGCCGACCGCGGGTGA